The segment CGCAAAGGCAGACTACGATACTGCAATTGAACTCCTCGAAGCAGCAATGGATATTGCGCGCGAGGTAAACATCCGTACACGCGAAGTGCAAATACACGAGGTGCTTTCTTCAGCATACGAACAAGCCGGCAACCTTGAGAAAGCACTACATCACTTCCGCACACATACCCAGCAGAAAGAATCGCTCTTCACCGAAGAACTGAACAGACGATTTGCCACGATCGAAGTATCTCACGAACTGGATCGGGCAGAAAAAGAGGCAGAAATAGAACGGCTAAAAAATGTTGAGTTGCGCGAGAAAAACCAGCAACTTGAAACCTTGTTGAGTGAGCTTAAAAATACCCAGTCACAACTTATTCAAACAGAGAAGCTGGTCTCGTTAGGTAATCTCACCGCAGGTATTGCACACGAACTCAAAAACCCCCTCAACTTCGTCAACAACTTTGCAGAACTGTCTGTTGAGTTGATGAGCGAGTTGGACGAAGCGTTGACATCCTACACCGCGGCAGACAAAACCGAATTACCTGCTGAAGTGGGTGAGTTGTTGACGACGCTCAGGTTCAACACCGGCAAAGTGAACGAGCATGGCAAGCGTGCTGATAAAATTGTACGGAGCATGCTCGAACACGCCGGCGGCCGTGAGGGCGCCAAAGAAGCGCTATCCATTAATGATCTGCTTAAGGACTACAGCAAACTCGCTTACCATGGCATGCGCGCGGCAGACCGCTCTTTCCAGGTTAACATCGAGCACCGCTTCATGCCAGACAACCCTGTGATCGACGGCGTCTCACAGGATCTGGGTCGGGTTTTTCTGAATCTGTTGAACAACGCGTTCTATACAACACAGAAAAAAGCCGGCAAAAACCTTCCGGACTATATACCAACGGTTATTATTGAAACCCTGCAAGCAGGTGAATACCTCTCAGTCCGTATTCATGACAATGGTGAAGGGATACCTGAAAAGCATCGCCAGCGCATCTTTGAACCGTTCTTTACCTCCAAGCCATCGGGCTCAGGCACCGGGCTAGGGTTATTCCTGAGTTATGAAATTATTGTTCAAGGGCACGCCGGAGAGCTTTTAGTTGAAAGCAAAAGTGGAAAAGGTTCTATATTTATTGTTAACCTACCGTTACGGCAAGGATAATGGAGAACCTTACACGTAAGCATTCATTACACCAACAGCCTTTTTTTGCCCACGTCTAATACCCAAGGTTTTTATGGAGCAAGCTAGTTTAAATGTCCTGGTTGTAGATGATGAAGAGGATATTCAGTGGCTCTTTAAACAACAGTTTCGTAGAGAAATTCGCTCTGGCAAGGTCAAATTTCATTTTGCATTATCGGGTGAAGAAGCCCTTATGTATATGAAAGAAGGCGCAAGTGCGCACGTTGTCCTTGTTTTCTCGGATATCAATATGCCAGGAATGACAGGCCTTGAATTGCTCAAAGAACTGCGTGCATCTTATGGCAACTTACCCGTACACATGATTACTGCGTATGGGGATGACGGAAACTACCAGACGGCCATGCAATATGGCGCAGCCGGCTATATGACCAAGCCCATAGATTTCACTGAGTTAAAATCGACTGTGCAGGCATTATTGAATTAAACATGTCTGATGCAACAAAAATACTCGTTGTAGATGATGAGCCGGATCTAGCAGAGCTGGTCAGGCAGAAATTCAGAAAACATATTCGTGATGGCATTTACACGTTTGCCATCGCTGCTGATGGTATTGAAGCCCTGGCGCAGCTCGAAAAAGACGCGGCTATTGAAATTGTACTGACTGACATCAACATGCCACGCATGGACGGCCTGACCCTGCTCAGCAAAATTTCGCAGTTGGACAGAAAGTTACAAGCCG is part of the Bacteroidota bacterium genome and harbors:
- a CDS encoding tetratricopeptide repeat-containing sensor histidine kinase, with the protein product MEARAKIEAQWQQLYQGLARGNAGVNECLGFFEKIVVSNPHEVIAWSEPVLKKSEEIGYELGVASSLALKGYALTMFSKYDKALPLLNKALKLIEPLNNPHVACKIVGSIANVHTSLGDLDKALSYGNRTLELLKLSGDKEQEGWVLNGFGMAFEEVGQLDQAFQYYQQSLQVFKEIGHDTGIGRALTGIGSTYQKKGSYLEALPFHEESLQRFHAANNKIGEARALNDLGSIALEQGEIDKAQALHTQSLEIRRAIKHRQSQSTSLFNLGKVYIAKADYDTAIELLEAAMDIAREVNIRTREVQIHEVLSSAYEQAGNLEKALHHFRTHTQQKESLFTEELNRRFATIEVSHELDRAEKEAEIERLKNVELREKNQQLETLLSELKNTQSQLIQTEKLVSLGNLTAGIAHELKNPLNFVNNFAELSVELMSELDEALTSYTAADKTELPAEVGELLTTLRFNTGKVNEHGKRADKIVRSMLEHAGGREGAKEALSINDLLKDYSKLAYHGMRAADRSFQVNIEHRFMPDNPVIDGVSQDLGRVFLNLLNNAFYTTQKKAGKNLPDYIPTVIIETLQAGEYLSVRIHDNGEGIPEKHRQRIFEPFFTSKPSGSGTGLGLFLSYEIIVQGHAGELLVESKSGKGSIFIVNLPLRQG
- a CDS encoding response regulator, producing MEQASLNVLVVDDEEDIQWLFKQQFRREIRSGKVKFHFALSGEEALMYMKEGASAHVVLVFSDINMPGMTGLELLKELRASYGNLPVHMITAYGDDGNYQTAMQYGAAGYMTKPIDFTELKSTVQALLN